ACGGCAAAATGCAGTACAACAGTGCTCCGGAAAAAACTCCTCTTGTTCACTACGAAGGTGGGATTGCGCTGAATGGCCTCATCGCGAAGGATCGTGAGCTCGCAGAAGAGTTTCTCACGCTTCAGTCATTGGCCGTTCATGATCTCAATCTCGATGTCGAGCCGACAGCGGTGTCGATTGGAGAGATTGAGCTGACACGACCGTTCATCAAAGCGACGATCGGCACGGATGGAACCATGAATCTGTCACGCGTGTTTTCGCCTCCCGGCAATCACGAATCTCCTGAGGCCTCGCCAACCGATTCGCCAGAGCCCGATGAATCCAAGCCAGCCTCGGATCCGCTCCCCGTCAAGATTGACCGCGTCCGGCTCGCCAATGCCGAGGCGCAGTTTGCCGATTGGTCGTTGGAGCCGAATGTGCTGACCGGCATTCAAGAATTGGCGGGAACGATTTCTGGACTGTCTTCGGCACAAGTCGCAAAGGCTGATGTCGATCTCAAGGGCAAAGTGGGCCAGTATGCGCCCTTTGAGGTGAAGGGGAAAATTAATCCCCTCAGTCAAGATGCCTACACGGACCTGACCCTCAACTTTCAAAGGGTGGACCTCACGGCGGTGTCTCCTTACGCGGGAAAGTATGCGGGACATCCCATTACGAAAGGCAAGCTCTCTCTCGACCTCAAGTATAAAATTGCCGAGCATGTGTTGGAGGGGGAAAACAAAATCCTGATTGATCAACTCACGATGGGAGGGAAAACGGGAAGTCCTGACGCCACATCCCTGCCCGTTCCATTGGCTTTGGCGCTCCTCAAGGACCGTCATGGAAAGATCGATATCGACCTGCCCGTTCGTGGCAATCTGAACGACCCTGACTTCAGCTATGGTCGGGTCGTCCTTCAGGCTTTGGTGAACATTCTGACGAAAGCCGCTACCTCGCCGTTTAATTTAATCGGAGGACTCATCATGGGAGGCGGGGGAGATGATCTTCAGTCTGTGGAGTTTGCCCTGGGTTCTGATCAATTGGAGCAGGGTGAGCAAGACAAGCTGAACTCCTTAGCACAAGCATTGGAAGAACGGCCAGCCCTTCGTCTTGAAGTGACGGGCACAGCCGATCAGACTCAGGACCGTCAAGCACTCATTGAATCGAAATTTTCTGAACAGATTCAGGCATTGAGGGCAAGTGCCCCTTCTTCCTCAGGGGCGCCTGCTACATCAGGCAACGAGGACAAGGCCCGACCTCGTGATGAGCGTCAATTGATTCGTCTGCTCTTCGTCAAAAAATTCGGAGAAGCGGAAGCCAAAAAATTAGAAGCCCAGCCCGGAGAAGCGATTTCTCCAGGAAGCGACCGTGAGTCGCCCGATCGCGGAGCGGAAACGCAGTCTGAACCTGTCAAACGCGAACCTTGGGAGGAGATGAAACGTCGACTGTTGGATGCCATCGACATTTCCGAACGTGATATTCGGCTGTTGGCCCAACGCCGGGCCCGAATGATTCGTGATCATCTCATTCAGCAAGGGAAAATTCCCGAAGAACGGGTCTTCCTGATCGAAGTCACACTGGATGCCGAGGCCGAACAGGATCATGTCAAGAGTCACCTTTCCTTAACGGCAGGGTAAGCCGTGTGTGGCAATGAAGTGTTCGGGTAGATGCTGTTGCACATTTTCCGCTAGCACCATCGTCTTTCCCCGCGCCATATGACTGTCCTATCCTCATTCGTGAATACGCTCGTCCAAGTCTGGCTGTGTGCGGCCTTCTTGATGTTCTGGCTCTGGATCATCCAGAACTTCTACCGTAATGCCGTGGTGGCGGACATCGGCTTTTGCGTGATGTTTGGCGTGCTGAGTATCGTCTATGCTGTCGGACTTCCGGGAGATCCCGTCCGAAAGGGACTCTTGGGTATGATGGGGGCCGTGTACGGGTTTCGTTTAGCGTCGCATTTGACCCTGGATCGGTTGTATAAAAAGGCTGAAGACGCGCGGTATCAAACTCTCAGAGAAGCGATGGGGGCCTGGGCCCAGTCCGGGTTCTTCCTCTATTTTCAAGGGCAGGCTGTTGCGCTTGCGGTCTTCTCGATCCCGTTGCTGATTCTGATGGTGAACCCCTTTCCGCCGTTCAGTCTGTGGGAAGTTATCGGGATCTTCTGTTGGGTTTTCGCGATTGCGGGAGAGGCTTCAGCGGATTATCAATTACGAAGGTTCCGGATGAATCCGTCGCACGTCGGAAAAACCTGTCGCGTAGGATGGTGGTATTATTGCCGTCATCCAAACTATTTTTTTGAGGGATGCATTTGGAGTTCCTACGTGGTGATGGCGATCGGCATTCCTTGGGGGTGGTTGACCGTGATCGGTCCATTGGGAATGATGATCGCGCTTCTTAAAGTTAGTGGCATTCCGTACGCCGAAGCCCGGGCCATCGTGACGCGGGGAGACGATTATCGTGACTATCAACGGACGACGAATGCCTTGATTCCCTGGTTTCCCAAATCGTCATGAAAGAGAAGTCTGACTCGTGGTGGGGGCCTGGTGGTTGACGAGTGGCGCCGAATCGCCGTGCTGGAGGCTAACGAGGCGTCTAATCAGGAAAAGTCCCGGTAGAGCGATGAGCGTGCAGAATGTATAAAACGCTTCCCACCCGATCCACTCCACCAGAACACCTGTGGTCGATCCGGCAATGACTCGAGGGATGCCCATCAGGCTGGTGAGCAGGGCATATTGGGTCGCGGTGAACCGTTTGTTGGTGATGCTGGCCATAAACGCCACATAGGCGGTTTGTCCGAGCCCGCTGGTGATCGTCTCGAAGGCAATGACGGCCGTGAGGACTGTCAGGTGGTTGCCGATGGCCGCCAGTACGATAAACCCGGCAGTCGACAGCATTTGTAGAAGGCCAAAGATCCACAATGAGCGAACGATGCCGAGCCGGTACACGACTAACCCGCCCAACAACCCTCCTCCGATTAACGCCACCATCCCGAAGACCTTCACAACCATGGCGTATTGGGTTTTCGACACGCCCAAGTCAACCATCAAGGGAGAAAGCATTTCAGAGGCCATACTATCTCCCAATTTATAGAGCAGGATGAAGAGCAAGATCTGGAGTGCTTGGGGTCGTGAGAAGAATTCCACAAACGGCCCCACGATCGCTTCCTGAAGAGAGGCTGGGGGGGAGCCGGCATCCGGCTCGTGGGCGAGCCAGGTGGCGAAGAGCCCGACGAGCATCGCGCATCCCATGATCAGGTAGACGTCCTGCCAGGAAAAGAACGTTACGTCGGCGAGGAACAGGGCTAAGGCGCCGGCAACTAGCATGCCGAGTCGATACCCATAAATGAACACGGACGACCCGATACCGAGCTCTTCATCCCTCAACGCTTCGCGTCGATAGGCGTCGAGAACGATATCTTGGCTGGCGCTGAAAAACGTGATCAGCGTGCACAGGAGGATGACGCTGGGAAGGTCCGTGTGAGGGTTCGTGAAGGCGATGGCGCTAATGGCGAGGAGCAGCATGATTTGAGTGATGAGCATCCATCCTCGGCGTCGGCCGAAGGCGAAAGGGATGCAGCGATCCATGAGAGGAGCCCAGAGAAATTTGAGCGTGTAAGGCAGGCCAACCAGACTGAAAAACCCAATGGTGCTGAGGTCGAGTCCTTCTTCCCGTAACCAAAACTTGAGGGTCGATCCAGTAAGAAGAAGGGGCAGGCCTGACGAAAATCCAGCCAATAACATGACCAGCATCTTTGCACTCAGCAGCAGCCTGACGAACTCACCAAGCCAATGATTTGACGGAGTTTTTTCGTTCATACTCAAGAGCGTATCATAGGCCGTGGGTAGAGTCTTCTCAGGACGATCGTACGTGAAGAAAAAAGAGCGGATGATACAGTGCGTTTGGGAAATAAGGGATGGTTCTTCGCTCTCAAGAAGCGGGAGATCCTTCGTGGGGAAAATTGCTACATTGCTTGACATTCTATTGAAAAGGTGTCAGCCTAGTTCAACTATGCGTGACGTATGGAACAGATTGATATTCGTCGAGTGTTGAGCCGAAATTGCCCGTTCTGAGGGATAGTGGGTTGTGGAGGGGCTGCATTTTTCCAATCATTCTTTTTTCATAAATTCCTTCCTCAACCGCTGTATAACGATTTTTCCAAGGAGGTATCTGTTCGCTTCGTTCTTGCTCCATTCATTGGCTGATTCATTCGCACTTGTAACGTATTTTTTCACGATTGTCTTCCGGTTCTTGGTGTCGGTAGCGTTTCATAAGCCAGTGAAATGGTTGGTCCATGAAGAGACAGTCTTCAACCCCATCGCTCACGAGGGCGGAATTACCCGTCCCCACCTTATCTTCTCTCGAGCAACCTCCTGACCTTTCCGCACGTCGACAGGCATTCCCCTCGATTGCCTCACAAAAAGTCCTCTTGGAACACCTGGCTTCGGCCACATCGCTGTCCCGCGCGTTGACCATTTTTTGCCAGAAGATCGAAGAGCAGTTCCCCGAAATGACCGTTTCATTCTTTTTGCAGAAAGGGACCGTTTTGCGTCATGTCGCCGCTTCACGATTGCCTGAACCGTTTCTGCGTGAGATCGATGGTGCCGTGATCGGTCCGGAGGGCGGGGTATGCGGGGCTTCCGCGTTTGAACGGCGAACGATTCTCGTATCCGATATTGAACACGATGGGCGTTGGACGCGACACAAAGACCTGGCGTTACGGTTCGGGTTTCGTGCCTGTTGGTCCATTCCTATCTTTTCCAGCAAAGCCGAAGTGTTGGGGACGTTGACGATGTATTTCAAAGAGATGAGGACACCGCAAGAAATACCTCATGATCTGATAGAAGTGTACGCCCAGCTGGCTGGCATGAGCATTGAACGTTTTCGTCTGGAAGAGTCCTTGGCCCACCATCCCCCTCGCTTACAACGACTGGTGGAATCCACCAATGTGATTCCCTGGGAGATTGAGTGCTCGACATGGAGGCTGACGTACATTGGCCCGCAGGTTTGGCGCCTTCTCGACCGTCCTGCAAGCTATTGGGAAGAAGATCAGGCATGGGAACGGTGTATTCATCCGGCAGATCGAGACAGGGTGATGGCGGAATGTCGAACGGTCATGGAGCAGCGGCGGGAATTCGAACTGGAATATCGCTTGCTGCGGGCTGATGACGCGACGTTCTGGGTCCGTCATTTAATCAGCGTGGTGCATGATGAGGATGGCCAGCCACAGTCTCTTCAAGGGTTTTTGCTCGATATCACTCAACAGAAGGAAGCCCAGATCGCCATGCAGGGCAGTGAAGAACGGTTTCAAGCTATTCTGGACCATTCGCCGGCCTTGGTGTTCGTGAAAGATCCGGATGGACGGTATTTGTTTGTCAACCGGCAATGGGAAACCCAATTTGCGCTGTCCAGATCTGACGTGCTCGGAAAGACTATGCATGAAGTATTTCCATTCGATACAGCCGATGCTCTTCTCGCGAATGATCGCCTGGTCTACCAGAAACGAACTCCGGTGGAATTTGAGGAAGAGATACGACTCCAAGATGGAACAGCACATACCTATTTGTCCGTTAAGTTTCCCATTCCGAGTTTCCATCAACAAACGATGGCGATCTGTGGGATCGCTACGGATATTACCGACCGAAAACGAACGGAACATCTCCTCCAAACTCAGAATACCATCTTGCAGCTCCTGGCTGGTGGCGAATCGTTGAAGCGTGTTCTTGACGCGCTCTGTCTTCTAATAGAGCAGCAGCGGCCGGGGACCTATTGCACGGTTCTTCTTCTCGAAGACGATGGTCAGACGTTTCGTTTAGCCGCGGCACCGACTGTGCCTCAAGAATTTGCCCGGGGGCTTGATGGATTAACGGTCGGCGAATTCAACGGATCCTGCGGGGCTGCGGTGTTTCATGGACAACAGGTCATCGTTTCCGATGTGAGTCAGGACCCACGCTTTGAAAAATTCGGAGATTTTCCCATGAGACATGGGATTCGTGCCTGCTGGTCTACGCCATTTTGGGGAAAAGATGAAAAAGTCTTGGGTTCATTCTGTATTTCACACCCTTCTCCGTGCATGCCAACGACATACGATCAACAGCTGATGAGCACGGCGGCTCACCTGGCGAGTATAGCCTGTGAACGCCATGCCACGGAGCAGGCGTTAAAACATAGCGAAGCCAAACTGCGTCAGGCGCAGAAAATGGAAGCCATTGGAACCTTGGCCGGAGGAATCGCGCATGACTTTAATAATATTCTCACGGCCATCCTGGGCTTCAATGAATTATCCCGTTCGTTTCTTCCAAGCACCAGCCCTGTTCATCGATATCTTGAGGAGGTTCATGAGGCTGGGATTCGGGCTAAAGGCTTAACGAAGCAAATCCTGGCTTTTAGTCGTCAATCTGATCAAGAGTTGAAGCCGGTACATCTCCCTCAAGTCATTGAAGATGGCGTTCGGTTCTTGCGAGCGACATTACCGACGACGATTGAAATCAAGACCACATTGAAACAGACGGTCAACCCGATCATCGCCGACCCCGTTCAAATCCATCAGGTGTTGATGAATCTCTGCACCAACTCCGCGCAGGCGATGGAGCCAAAAGGAGGTGAGCTTGAGGTCTGTCTCGATCGTTGCGTGTTGACGGAGGAAGAAAGTTGTCATATGAATGATGGCGTAACCTCCCTACGCCGCTCGTACATCAAATTGACGATTCGGGATACCGGACCAGGCATTGCTCCTGAAATCCTCGACCGGGTCTTTGATCCGTTTTTCACGACCAAAGAGTCTGGTGATGGAGTCGGCCTTGGTCTCTCTGTCGTGCACGGGATCGTCTCGAATCACCAGGGAGAAATTAAGGTAGAAAGTACGCCTGGCTGCGGAACGACGTTTACGATACTCTTACCTGAATTAGATGTTGCCTCATTTCAGGACCGACACCATGATCGACCGCTTAAGATTGGAACAGGTGAACGTATATTATTCGTGGAAGATGAGGAAGCGATTGCTCATCTTGGGAAAGAAATACTCAAGCAGCTGGGGTACACGGTGGTCGTAGAAACGCAAAGCGAGAGGGCGCTGGAAGTGTTTCGCGAGGAGCCGGAGGCATTTGACCTTGTGATTACCGATCAGACGATGCCCAATATGACGGGAGAAGTGTTATCACAAGAATTACTTCGCTTGCGCCCCGACATCCCGATTATTCTCTGTACAGGCTATAGTCCGGGTATGACTCCAGAAAAGTCTCGAAAATTGGGGATTCGGGCTTTTCTATGGAAACCATTGTTGTTACACGACTTGAGCCATACCATTCATGAGGTACTGTCGTCTCGATAAGTTAGTCTCATGCCGAGAGTAATGGACACAGGGCCTGGCTATAGGTGGCTTAATTTTTGCTTGTATGACCGTCATACGATAGCGTTCCGGCTTGAAAATGTCTGACTCATGGCTGATAGAGTATATCTTCAGTGAAATGCTCTCTCATTAGTACGCTGACCTCAAGGGGGGAGACGTCGTATTGGATCGGATACAGGTTGTATCCTTATAGATAAGCATGATGATGGTGTGTCGGTCAGTCATCTGAGAGTGACTGGATGTGATGACTTGAGGAGAATGACAAGAAAAACATGACAACATCCATTTTACCAGACTATTTTTTTATCACAGCGATTCCGACTCCAACCTGGGGGCAAGTGCTGCATCGTTGCCGTTTCTCGAGCTTTCGCGACGAGCAGTTATCTTTGTACCAGTTCGAGGCCAGTACCGGGTTGACCCTTGAAGTCCGGCCATTTTATGAAGGATGGGATTTTCAGTCCCCGAAGCCGTCCGGTACGTTCTTCTCGGAACGATACCATCAACATACCTTCATGGATATTATTGACGCCGTTCGCGAAGGGACATTGGATGGCAAGGTGCTGACGTATCCGGAATTATTGTCCGGAGAGGATAGCATGGTCGTGTATTTCTGGCCTGACGAAGCCGCTATCGGGCAGGGTGAAGGAATCCATGGCGTCCAGTTGCTCCGCAACGCGTTCGATCTGTTCGAAAAGTTGCTGTCGGATTCAGTGGAGAAAAAATAACGCATCGATGAACATGATAAAAGGGACGTTCTATTTGTATGATCGTCAAGCATGAAATCGTTCAAAGAATTGAGACCCTCGAACATTCATATCTGACCTACGATCCACTATCCGGTTTTTCCCGCAGCAGTTGATCTGAGTAAATCTCCAGAAACTTCTTCCGAACAGACAACCTCGCAGGCTTGTTTCCCCAGGATTAGTTCAATGATGGGTCGACGGGCATGTCCATGTAGATTTTATAACTTTCGTCTAACGATTGAATGATTTCACCCCAGAGCACGGTGGGATCTTTCTCGAATACCCATGAGGGATCGGCGGGCAGTGTAAGCCATGATCCAGTTTGCATCTCATTTTCCAGTTGACCAGGAGCCCAACCGGAATACCCCATGAATGCTCGGAAGGCTTCATCCTGGGAAGGCTGTTCTAAAATTCGCTCGAGTGTCTGAATATTCCCTCCAAGATACACGCCATCGACCACATGGTGAGTGTCCGAAGGTTCATTGGGAACCCGGTAGAGGATCAATAGACTGTTCTTTTGAACGGGGCCACCGGTAAAAACGCGATGCCGCTGGCCCTCAATGATTGGAATTTGGGGTAAGACCTCGGTGATGTTGATTTCGGTGGGACGGTTAATGACGACACCCAATGCCCCTTCTTGGCCGTGCTCGCACAACAAGATAACGGTTTGCCGAAAGTTCGGGTCACGTAAAGACGGTGTGGCGATCAGAAAAATCCCTTTGCCTAGTCGCGTGTTCATGCATTCATCCTAACCTGCCTGATTTACATGTTCAAGTATCAGATAATCGAGCGGGGCTTATTGGATTGTTTGTCTGAGTAGAATCAAGCGGATCGGGCTTGGAGTGTAACGGAGAGAAACACCGCATGGTGTATGAGCCGTGCTGATCCTTGATGCCGTCGAAAACTTTCCTGGTAAGTCACGAGGTCGCCACAAGAGTGGAAGCGGGTTTGCGGTTAGGTGCGGTAGTCTTTAAACTCTGCATTCGCGTCCGGTAGTTTAAAAAAGGCGCGCATTTGATTTTTGAGTGTTGCGCGCGCATTTTCGTCTCCGAGGTTGAGGCGATATTCATTGATCACCATGGTTTTGACCCCGCCTGGGCGGTTCCACTCGTCCCAGCACTCTTGGCACACGTTGTTCTTGATCTCGTCTTCCAACTTGCCCAAGAACAGATTATCGGTGATCATTTCCGCGGACTTTTCGCATTTTAAGCAGGAAATTTCAGACATATGACCTTACGCTCCTTTGCCGAAGTAAAAAATGATAGAAACGAGATTCCCGTAGTGGACATGCAATCCTATCACACCTTTTTGTCTCAGGAAAAGTAAGAGGTTGCAGTGAATTATAAACTGGAAGGAACGATAAACATGATTGTGGCTGGTATAGATATTGGGACCTTAACCTGTCGGTTGTTGATTGCTGAAGTTCAGGCAGATGGGAGTTTTCGGGAGCTCGAAGCCGACCGTCGTTTGTTGCGGTTAGGGGAAGGTCTTGATGAAACGGGGTCGCTTGGCCTTCCGGCGATGACAAGGGTCGTCGAGGCGTTGTCGCAGTGGCGGGGAAGAATTTCGATGCGTCGAGCCGAGGCTACGGTCGTTGTGGCGACCAGTGCGGTTCGAGACGCCAAGAATCAACGGGAATTCCTGGATAGAGTCAAGCGGGAAACAGGTTTTGAGGTCGAAGTGCTCAGCGGAACGGAAGAGGCGCGCCGCACGTTATCGGGAATGAAACATGGCCTTCTGCCTCAGGTTGACTCTCTGCTTGGTCTTGATATCGGTGGAGGGAGCACGGAGTTTATTCGAGCGTTCAACGATGAACGATTGCAGGTCGCCTCGTTGAATATTGGCGTGGTCCGGCTATCCGAGCGATGCCTGCATGCAGATCCACCGGAACCCCAAGAGCTTGCCTCTGCCGAGCGCATAATTCGTCAGGAGCTGGAATCAATCCGATCGATCGCCGTCGATGCCACGAAGGCTACGCTTGTCGGTACCGCTGGAACCATCACGACCTTAGCCGCTATGGCGCAACGGTTATCGCATTATGAATCGGCTCGTATTCATAACTATTGGCTGTCTTTGGAGACTGTTTGCCAACTCCAGAAAGAACTCTGCGCACGAAAAGCCGAAGAACGAGCTCAACTACCGGGGTTGGAGCCGGGGCGAGAAGGCGTCATCGTGGCAGGAACCGTGATCCTTCGAACGGTGATGGGGACGTTCGGATTCGAGCGTTGTTTAGTCAGCGATTACGGGTTGCGCGAAGGGATCATCGTGGAATGCGCGGAGCGGTTGAGGCGGTAAGCCTATCGAACGCGTTTGCTGTTGGAGTGTCCGCGCGAATCGTATCCGTGGACTGGTGAAATCCATACAGGCCGGATGGCCGATTATCGCTGACTGTACCACCGGAATCCTTTGGATTCCTGGTAGTTTGGCCTGTGGAATTTCGCGCCCGGCTTTTCGAGCATCAATACCTTGAAGTCCCAAAGTCCGAACCAGGCCGGGTCCAACACGCTATGATAGTGCAGGCCCGTTAATTTAGGGAGGGTTTCCCCAAGACTGTCCTTCAATTCGGCGTGCGTGTAGGCGCGGACGGAGAAGGGTTTGTCGAGGCTCGCGCAAATACGACGAATTGCGTAGGCCGCTCCGGTACACAGAACTTGCGTGTTCCCGGAAATATTCAGAAGCTGCGGCAGCGCACAGTATTGTTCACGGAAGCCAAGGCCCCGAGCGGCATGCCGCATGTGTGAATATTGAACTTCATACTCGGTATGTCCCGGTAGCTTCACGGGTTCGGGATAGCCGGTCTCGATCCCAAACTCGATCATGATGGCATGGCCCCCCGGCTTCAGGACCCGCCAGGCTTCCATGAGGAATGAGAGCGCGCCGAAATTGAAAATAATCTCGTCCGGGAACGGGGTATCCAAAGGCAGATGCAATCGGCGAATCAGGTCCAACGCCGCTTGATGTTGCGGGGTCGTGCCTTCATGAGTTTCCAATTCTTTCGCGGTGAGTTGAACCGGAGTCATGTCGGCGAGGTTTTCATTGTCGATGATGAGGTCAACACTGCCGTCCCTGAATGGAAGCTGTTCGGCGTTGGCCTGTATGGCCGAGGCTTGCCATCCGGCAGATTGCGCTAAACGGGTCTGTGATCCCAAAAAAGGTTTCGTGAGGTCTAAGAATGTATAAGACATGCCGGCACGTTCTTCCGCACTCAGCTCTCCGGCCAGCTCTTTTGAAACGTACCCCAAGCCGGCGCCGACTTCAACGATGCACGTGGGGCGTGGAGAAAACCATCCCATCTGTCGAAGGGTCGTTCCCAGCAACCGGCCATAGGTCAGGCCATGTAACGCTTCGCAAGGCTCACGGAACAGATGTGACACGGTCGTCTCGATGATTTCGAAATGACCATGTTGAGTCTGGATTCCTTGCATATGAAACTTCGAGAGATGATCTTCCGTTTCCTCCGAGACATTCCCATGCCATTTCTCTCGAACCTTTTGTAATAACAGGTCCCATTTGGCTTCGGTGTTGTGTCCGCTGGGGGCTTCTGTTCCGTAAAAACACAGAGAGTATCGCGGCAGAGCCCAACGTTCCAAAAACCACTGGCCTGTCTCCTGGTTGGGACCACAGACCCATTTCCCAAAACGACTCAGCAGGGTGGCCAGGGTCGATCGGCCATCCATGGCCCCCAGCAGTGAAGCGCCCATGCGGTTGAGTTTGATCAACGGCAGGTCCTCATCCAGGGGGCTCACCCACCATTCTTCAGGCCCATGCTGGTAGATGATGAGATCCGGCATGCGCCAGGCGCGCTGCGTAAGGATTTCGCCCTCAAGCGTGAGTGCGTCGTCGGTCTGTGTCGTCGGGTTTGAACTGAGAGAATCTGGCACGTCACGAGTCCTTCATATGTTCAGATTGAAAAACCGCGCGGCGCATGCCTGTCCAGAAAGCGTCCCACCCATCGGCGGCGGTTCGAGCTCCGGAAACCACGAGTGCTAGCTTTTCCGGCGTTTGGGCTGTCTTCTGCACGGCTGTGATGAGCCAATCGCTGTGCGCGATTTCTTCTTCGAGGTGCATGGAAAAAAACGTTAAATCCTGCTCCGTGAATCGCGGATACTTTTTCAGTCCCGGCAGGAAAAACCGGAACTCGGACACCGCGGTCGTTTCGACGGCCAGTTCCGCGCCAAGCGCTTGTAAATACCCCGCTTCGAGGAACAGGTGCCGCAAGATGTCCAGATAATGGCGATTTTCCGGGATGGGCCGCGTCAGACGGAGTTCGTCTATGTCGATGCCCGCAGCCGCGGCGAACCGTTC
The genomic region above belongs to Nitrospirales bacterium and contains:
- a CDS encoding class I SAM-dependent methyltransferase → MPDSLSSNPTTQTDDALTLEGEILTQRAWRMPDLIIYQHGPEEWWVSPLDEDLPLIKLNRMGASLLGAMDGRSTLATLLSRFGKWVCGPNQETGQWFLERWALPRYSLCFYGTEAPSGHNTEAKWDLLLQKVREKWHGNVSEETEDHLSKFHMQGIQTQHGHFEIIETTVSHLFREPCEALHGLTYGRLLGTTLRQMGWFSPRPTCIVEVGAGLGYVSKELAGELSAEERAGMSYTFLDLTKPFLGSQTRLAQSAGWQASAIQANAEQLPFRDGSVDLIIDNENLADMTPVQLTAKELETHEGTTPQHQAALDLIRRLHLPLDTPFPDEIIFNFGALSFLMEAWRVLKPGGHAIMIEFGIETGYPEPVKLPGHTEYEVQYSHMRHAARGLGFREQYCALPQLLNISGNTQVLCTGAAYAIRRICASLDKPFSVRAYTHAELKDSLGETLPKLTGLHYHSVLDPAWFGLWDFKVLMLEKPGAKFHRPNYQESKGFRWYSQR
- a CDS encoding iron-containing redox enzyme family protein — its product is MAESVHDCSLESLLAELHDHPVNTHRFFIEFRERWLTPQQLYVFTTQYHYFCRHFVKLLEGLLFQTPVEELEMRVELTKTLYSELGSGTVTQAHICHLERFAAAAGIDIDELRLTRPIPENRHYLDILRHLFLEAGYLQALGAELAVETTAVSEFRFFLPGLKKYPRFTEQDLTFFSMHLEEEIAHSDWLITAVQKTAQTPEKLALVVSGARTAADGWDAFWTGMRRAVFQSEHMKDS